The following coding sequences lie in one Clarias gariepinus isolate MV-2021 ecotype Netherlands chromosome 27, CGAR_prim_01v2, whole genome shotgun sequence genomic window:
- the tcte1 gene encoding dynein regulatory complex subunit 5 gives MHFKAESDNEKLRRIRAEDLEWSLAVVPSLTQLCLNNIVQNFEDNPVIEKLLPKHKAFVLEKLPPSLPLTLTANLISDESYWKRCCQSRWTVCDVSEYGDSWKRMFFERHLENIIEHFIPDMTDIQSVLELVPLCRDYVKRLKISQLLPPVKEPMAFEESDGADSVSDFYTEGSSMDHFDFRILLDKLSSLEELQLMYGVKSCGMNFEWHLFQFTLRDCQSMAEAVKSCKTLKVLRIHRSNVDDEKCRMLVKHLLDHASLLELDLSHSLIGDRGARAIGKLLNRSCLKTLNIYDNQISGPGAQALAHALSKNNSLVSLNLRLNQIGDEGGQAIAHALLNNRTLVNLQLGANEMTEPTATAFSQVLVQNTTLRRLNLSCNKLGTDGGKVLEQGMLHNRSLLECDIRLTNMSLETEYCIREVLCTNQDKAHRERTQDRANTKYSHIEMQLI, from the exons ATAATCCTGTCATTGAGAAACTCCTGCCGAAGCACAAGGCTTTTGTCCTGGAGAAGCTGCCTCCAAGTCTGCCTCTCACCCTAACAGCAAATCTGATCAGTGATGAGAGCTACTGGAAGCGATGCTGTCAGAGCCGCTGGACAGTCTGCGACGTCTCTGAATATGGTGACAGCTGGAAGCGCATGTTCTTTGAACGCCATCTAGAGAACATCATTGAACATTTCATCCCAGACATGACTGACATCCAGTCGGTGCTGGAGCTTGTGCCACTGTGCAGAGACTATGTGAAGCGGCTAAAGATCTCTCAGCTTCTGCCCCCAGTTAAAGAGCCGATGGCATTTGAAGAGAGCGACGGTGCAGATTCGGTCAGCGATTTTTACACTGAGGGGTCCTCAATGGATCACTTTGACTTCAGAATTCTGCTCGACAAACTGAGCAGTCTGGAAGAGCTGCAGCTTATGTATGGTGTAAAAAGCTGTGGAATGAACTTTGAGTGGCATCTGTTTCAGTTTACCCTCCGTGACTGTCAGTCGATGGCTGAGGCTGTGAAATCCTGCAAAACCTTGaag GTTCTCCGAATCCATCGGAGCAACGTGGACGATGAAAAGTGTCGCATGCTAGTAAAACACCTGCTTGACCACGCATCCCTGCTGGAGCTTGACCTCTCACACAGTCTCATAGGGGATCGAGGGGCGAGAGCCATTGGCAAACTCCTCAATCGCAGCTGTCTGAAGACACTGAACATTTATGACAACCAAATTAGTGGACCAGGAGCCCAAGCCTTAGCCCATGCCCTCTCCAAAAACAACTCTCTAGTGTCACTCAACCTCAGACTGAACCAGATAGGGGACGAAGGCGGCCAGGCTATAGCTCATGCCTTGCTAAATAATCGTACCCTGGTAAACCTTCAGTTAGGGGCGAACGAGATGACGGAGCCCACAGCCACAGCATTCTCACAGGTCTTAGTACAGAACACGACACTGAGGCGCCTCAACCTGTCCTGCAACAAACTGGGAACG GATGGAGGGAAGGTCCTGGAACAAGGGATGTTGCATAACCGTAGCCTGCTGGAGTGTGATATTCGCCTCACTAATATGAGCCTGGAGACAGAGTACTGCATCCGTGAAGTTCTGTGTACCAATCAGGACAAAGCACACCGTGAACGCACACAGGACAGAGCAAACACCAAATACAGTCACATTGAGATGCAGCTCATTTGA